The Gemmatimonadales bacterium genomic interval TGCCCTGATTTCCCGGCTCAACGAAGAAGATCAGACCCGGCGGCTCTTCCCGGTTTCACTTCCAAAGGACAGCCTGACTCCCTGGACCGACGACCCGATGCTGCAGGACAGGGACTCGGTGGTAATCTTCGGTCTCCTCGAGACCCGGCCGGTGCGCACGACCACCATTGCCGGAGCGGTGAACACGCCCGGCCGGAAGCCCTGGGAAGCGGGAATGACCCTCCGCGACCTGATCCTGCAGTCCGGTGGATTGGCGCCGGGCGCCTCGCTGGCATACGCGGAAATCGCCCGCCTGCCGGAGCATCGCGGCAATGGGCAGCTCGCGACCACAATCAGAGTACCGCTCGACTCGACCTACCTCTTCGACCGGGATAGCGCGGGGCAGTACATCGGACCTCCTGGCCGTGCGTTCCCGGCCTCCGGCGCCCCCGAGGTGCCGCTGGAGCCGTGGGACAACGTGCTGATTTTCCGGCAGCCCGACTTCGAGTTCCAGCAGACGGTCAGCATCGGCGGCGAGGTGGTGTACCCCGGCACATATGCCCTCGAGAGCCGGAGCGAGCGGCTCTCCGATCTCGTCAAGCGGGCGGGCGGGCTCACCGCCCTGGCCTACCCCGATGGCGTCTGGTTTGTGCGGGACACCGGCGGTGTCGGCCGGCTGAACGTGAATCTGCCGATGGCGATGGCCAAGCCGGGCTCGAAGGAGGACCTGCTCCTCCGCGGCGGGGACCAGATCTGGGTCACCCAGTACCAGCCGAGCGTCCGGATCGAGGGCGCGGTGGTGTCTCCGGGGAGCGTGCTCTGGGAAAAGGGCAAGAGCCTCAACTACTACATCGACGCCGCAGGTGGCGCCCTGCCGGAAGGCAACGCGGGCCGCGCCGCGGTCCGGCAATCGAATGGGCAGACGCTCGCCAAGCGCGGCGGGTTCCTCTTCTTCGGCGGGACCAACCCCAAGCCGAATCCCGGCGCGACGGTCTTTGTACCGCTCAAGGAAGTGAAGCCCCCGCACGACAACACCGGGATGTGGCTGGCCATCGCCTCCATCATTGCGAGCACCGCCACCATCATCATTGCGCTGCAGCCGTAGGGATGCGCGTGCGGCGAGGCAGGCGTCCCCGTCGCTTCAGCGACACCAGCCGAGCCGCGGATTTACCCGCGAGCTCGCGCGGTGGCCATCACCTGCTGAATCAGACATATTTGACCATTCTCTCTCCAGGTGGACCGCCTGACTGATTTCCAGCGCCAGGTGCAGGACGCAATCGGCCCCAGCTACCGGATCCTGAGCGAGCTCGGCGGGGGCGGGATGAGTCGCGTCTTCCTCGCCGAGGAGGTACAGGTTGAGCGCAAGGTGGTGGTCAAGGTCCTCCCGCCCGAGACCTCGGCCGCCGTCAGCATCGAGCGCTTCGAGCGCGAGGTGCGCCTGGCCGCCCGGCTGCAGCACCCGCACATCGTCCCCTTCCTGACCACCGGCGGCAAGGGCGACCTCCTCTTCTACATCATGCCCTTCATCGAGGGGGAATCGCTCCGCGCCAAGCTGGCGCGCGAGGGCGAGCTCCCCGTGCCCGAGGCGGTGCGCATCATCCGCGATGTGGCCGACGCCCTGGCCATGGCGCACAAGCAGGGGATCGTCCACCGCGACATCAAGCCCGATAACATCCTCCTCTCGGGCCGCCATGCCCTCGTGACCGACTTCGGAGTCGCCAAGGCCGTCGAGAAGAGCTCCGGCTCCGGCAAGCTGACCTCCATGGGCGTCGCCCTCGGCACGCCGGCCTACATGTCGCCGGAACAAGCGACAGCAGATCCACATACTGACCACCGAGCCGATATATATGCCCTGGGCATCGTGGCCTACGAGATGCTCTGCGGCCGCCAGCCCTTCGAGGCCTCCTCGGCGCAGGGGATCATCGCCGCGCATGTGACGCAGCAGCCCCAGCCGATGGAGCGCTTCCGCGCCAACGTGCCCCCGGCGCTGGCGATGCTCATCATGCGGTGCCTCGAGAAGAAACCGGCCGACCGGCCGCAGACCGCCGAGGAGCTGGTCCAGATTGTCGAGGCGATGAGCACGCCATCCCTCAGCACCCCGGGCGGCATGACCCCAACGGCCACGGCGCCCTACACCGCGGCGATGCCGTCAGCGGCGCCGTCCGGCGAGCAGGGCCACCCGGTGCGGGTGGCGGTGCTCTTCGGCCTGGCCTCGGCGGTGGTGCTGGCAATCGCCTGGTTCATGACGGTCAAGGTCGGCTTGCCGACGTGGGTCGTCCCTGGCGTGGCGTTACTCCTGGCTCTGGGCTTCCCCATCATGGTGGCCACCGGCATGGCGGAGCGGCGCCGGGCCAAGGCACGCGTCAACATGACGCACACGCCGAAGCCGGAAGGTGGCGTTCGGCAGTTGCTGACCTGGCGGAAGGCGCTGATGGGGGGCGGGCTGGCGTTCGGTGCCCTGGCCGTGCTGGCCGGCGGCTACATGGCGATGCGTGTCCTCGGCATCGGCTCGGTGGGCACCCTCATGGCCACCGGGGCGCTGGAGTCGAAGAGCCCCCTGGTGCTGGCCGATTTTGCCAACCGCACCGGCGACGCCTCGCTCGGGCCCTCCGTGACCGACGCCTTCCGGGTGGATCTGTCGCAGTCGCCGGTCATTCGCCTCCTCGACGCCTCCGCCGTCCGCGCGGCCCTGACCCGCATGGGGAGGTCGCCGGACACGCCGCTGGACGACGCCACCGCGCAGGAACTGGCCCAGCGGGAGAACGCCAAGGCCTTCATTACCGGCGAAATTGGCTCGGTAGGGAGCGGCTACGTCCTCTCGACGCGCATCGTGGCCACCGCCGACGGCCACGAACTGGTGGCGCTCCGCGAGACGGCCGCGGACGAGACCGAGGTCATTCCCGCCATCGACCGACTCAGCAAGCGGCTGCGTGAACGGGTGGGCGAGTCGCTCAAGTCGCTCAACAACACCGAGAAGCTGGAGCTGGTCAGCACGTCCTCCCTGGACGCGCTGAAGAAATACAGCCAGGCGGTTCGCCTCGACGACAGCGGGGGGGACCCGGCGCTTGCCGCGCAATTGCTGCAGGAGGCGGTGGCCGCCGACTCGAACTTCGCGATGGCATGGCGAAAGCTCTCAGTGGTGGCCGGACGCGCCGGGATGCCGTTCAGCGTCACGTTCAACGCGGGCCAGAAGGCGTACGACCTCCGCGACCGTCTCACGCCACTGGAACGGCAATTGGCCATCAGCACATACTTCAGCTTCGTGGAACCAGACATCGACAAGGAGATCGCGGCCCACAAGGCGGCGCTCGAGATCGATCCCTACGACCGGACGTCGCTCAACAACCTGGCGCTGGCCTATCGGGACCTTGGCCGCTGGGAGGACGCCGAAGCGATGGCCCGCCGAGCCGCCGAGGTGGACAAGAGCTGGTTTTCGTACGGACACCTGGCCTTCGCGCTGGCCGCACAGGGTCGGTTTGCGGAGGCAGATTCCGCACTCCAGGAGCTGGACCGCATCACGCCGGGACAACCCCGCGGCCTGATGATGCAGGCCGAGCAGCACTCCAGCGAGGGAGATTATGCCGGGGCGGACAGCATCTACCGCACCGTGCTCAAGGCCCGCAGCGAGCTGGCCTACCGGAGCCAGGCCATCGTCGGCCGGGCGCAGCTGGATGTGACCCAGGGACAGATGGCGGCCGCCTCGGCGCTCGCCTCGGACCTCTTCGAGGATGCGAAGCGGCAGGGTGACGTCCGCCTGATGTACGGGGTTGCCATCGGCCAGGCGACCAGCAACCTCGTCGCGCGCCCGCGGCCGCGGCTGGATCTGTCCCAGGTGGATGCGCTGCTCGCTCAATATCCGCTCGACAGCATGCCGCCGGATGATCGCCCCTACGTCGGGCTCGCACGGCTCTACGCCGCGGCGGGGCAGACCCAGCAGGCCCGGAAGTACCTGACCCTGAGCCAGAAGCTGCAGGGCCGGTGGTGGAACCCGCCCAACGGGATCGCCCGGTACTCTGAGGGGGTGGTCCTGGAGGCGGAAGGAAAGCTGGACGAGGCGCTCGCGGCATACCAGGACTGGGTGCGGCTCCCGACGGTCGGACAGGACTGCCGGCAGTGCGGAGATTTCTACGTGGGCCGGGTGTTCGATCAGATGAACCAGCCCGATTCGGCGCTCGCCGCCTATGACCGGGCGATGAGCACCACGGTGCCGGTCCGGAACGCCGGGGAGGCGCGCGTCCTCGGCCCGACGCTCCGGCGAATGGGCGAGCTCTACGAGGCCCGCGGCGACCGGGAGCAGGCCAAGGAGTACTACAGCAGGTTCGTGGCGCTCTGGCGCGACGCCGACAGCGACTTCCAGCCGGCGGTGCAGGAGATCAAGGCCCGGCTCGCCAAGCTGGCGGCCGAGCCCAAGTCATGAGCCGTTGCTAGCTGGCCGCGTGCCTCTTGCAGGTGCTGATGCCGAGGATGGTGTAGAGCGGACAGGTCCCGGCCAGCCCGGTCACCAGGGGGATGATGCCGAGGTAGCCCCACGGCGTCTTGGGACCCACGAACACCAGCGCCAGGAGCCCGATGCCGACGAGCACCCGGAGGACACGCTCGACACTGTGCTCGTTCTGGGGAAATAGCTTGCTGGCCATGGAAGTGCTCCGACGTTAAGGAAATGCTCAGACTTTCGCCGCACTCGACTCCATATCAAGATACACGCTGACTCGCGCGCCGGTTCCCTTCCCTTCCACGCACCCGCCGGCGCGCCCCCTCACCTCCCCGAGTCGTTCCATGCCGTTCGACACGATCATCGAGCCGTTCCGGATCCACTCCACCCAGCGAATTCGGCACACCACGCCCGCAGAACGCGAGGCGGCACTCGCGCGCGCCGGGTACAATCTCTTCGGGCTCCGCGGCGAGGAGGTCCTGATCGATCTCCTCACCGACTCCGGTACCGGGGCGATGTCCTCCCGGCAGTGGGCCGCGATGATGGACGGTGACGAATCGTATGCCGGCAGCAGTTCATTCGAGCGATTTCGGGACACCGTCATGCGTCTGACCGGTCTGGCCGAGATCATTCCGACCCACCAGGGCCGCGCCGCCGAGCATATCCTCTTCTCGGTCACGGCCCGGAAGGGTCAGGTCGTCCCCAACAACACCCATTTCGACACCACCCGCGCCAACGTGGAGTTCGTCGGCGCCGAGGCGCGCGACCTGGTCATTCCGGAGGGGCGGGTGCCGTCGTCGGAGCATCCCTTCAAGGGGAACATGGACCTGGAGGCGCTCGAGGCCACGATCCGCGAGGTCGGCGTCGAACGGATTCCCTTGGTGATGATGACGGTCACCAACAACTCCGGCGGCGGGCAGCCCGTCTCGCTCCAAAACCTTCGTGACGTCCGGAAGATTTGCGACAAGTACAACCTGCCGTTCTTCCTCGACGCCTGCCGCTTTGCGGAGAACGCCTGGTTCATCAAGCTGCGGGAGCCGGGGCAGGCCGACCGTACGCCGCGCGAGATTGCACAGGAGATGTTCTCGCTGGTGGACGGCTGCACCATGTCGGCCAAGAAGGACGGGATGGCCAACATCGGCGGCTTCCTGGCCGTCAACGACCAGGAAATCGCCCGGAAGGCGCGCAACCTCCTGATCCTGACGGAAGGCTTCACCACCTACGGGGGGCTGGCCGGCTACGACATGGATGCGATTGCTGTGGGGCTCGAAGAGGTATTGGACGAGGACTACCTGCGGTACCGGATCCGCTCGACGGCCTACCTGGCCGAAAAGGCGGAGGCGGCCGGGGTACCCACGGTGCGGCCTCCCGGCGGCCACGCGGTGTACCTCGACGCCAAGGCGCTCCTGACCCACATCCCCGCCTCGCAGTATCCGGCGCAGGCGTTGGCGGTCGAGCTCTATCGGGTGGGGGGCGTGCGAGGGGTGGAAATCGGGTCAGTCATGTTCGGCACCCGGCACGACGACGGCACCGAGACGCCGTCGGCGATGGAACTGGTGCGGCTGGCCATTCCCCGCCGCACCTACACCCAGAGCCACGTGGACTACGTCGGCGAAGTCATCCGGGAAGTCGCGGGACAGCGGGAGCAGATCCGCGGGCTCCGCATTGTGGAACAGGCGCCGTGGCTGCGGCACTTCACGGCGAGGTTCGCCGCAGCGTAGAGCCCCTCACCCCCCGACCCCCTCTCCCTCCGGAAGAGGGGCAATTACGCGTCGGCCCGGTGGGCAAGCTGCTTTCGCACCACCTTGAGCGCCACCTCACGCTCCTCCGGCGGCAGCTGCAGCCGCGGCGCACGAACTCGCTCATTGCCCATGCCGACCTCCGCCTGCACCAGCTTGATGAGCTGGACGAACTTGGGCACGGTGTCGAACCGGAGGAGCGGCAGGAACCAGGCGTAGAGCTTGAGCGCCTCCTCGATCCGGCCCGCCTTCGCCAGGTTCACCAGCGTCACCGATTCTGACGGCAGCGCATTGACCAGCCCGGCCACCCACCCGTCGGCGCCCACCGCCAGCGCCTCCACGATCATGTCATCCAGCCCCGCGAAGAGCGCCAGCTTCGATCCCAGGAGTGACCGGACTGCGGTAATCCGCCGCACATCTCCGCTCGATTCCTTGACGGCGTGCACGTTGCGGTGCTTGTGCGCGAGTTCGCCGATCTGTTCCGCGGAGAGATCGGTGCCGTACGCGATGGGGTTGTTGTAGAGCATGCAGGACAGTGGCGTGGCATCGAGCACGGAGGAGTAATGCGCCTCGGTCTCGCGCCAGTCGCCCAGGTAGACGTAGGGCGGCAGCACCATGAGGCCGTCGCAGCCGACGCGCGCCGCCTCCTTTGCCAGCGACACGCATTCCGCCGTCGAGAGCCCGCTGATGGAGGCGACGAGCGGCACCCGACCCTTGGTCACCGTCCCGCAGACCTCGAGGATGCGGACCTTTTCAGCTGCGGTCAGCGTGGCCCCCTCGCCGAGCGACCCGAGCGCCACCACACCCGTGCAGCCGGCGTCCAGCAGCCAGGCCACGTGCTTGGTGAGGAACGCCTCGTCCACTGCCCCATCGGCGGTGAACGGAGTGGTGATGGCGGGGAAGACGCCGGACCAGTCGGCCTTCTGCATCAGGGTGCTCCTTGCGATTCATCCACGGGAGAAGAAAGGTCGGCGAGAACGCCGACGGCGGTCGGGGCGACCGGCATCCGCACGGTGTCCCGCCCGGTTCCAATGAGGTACTCGAGCGCCGGGCCACAGACCCGCCCCTGGCAGCTCCCCATCCCCGCACGGGTAACGAGCTTCGCCTGCCGGGCGCTCCAGCCGGCGTCGAGGGCCGACATCGGCACATCCTCGCAGCGGCAGACGATGGTACCGGGTTCCACGCGATCGCGCAATTCCGGCCGGAGACGAAACGCCGCAGCGGCGCGTGCCGCGAAGCGGCGATGCTTCGCGCGTTCGGCTCGCAACTGCCCTACCGCCCCCCTGCCCCCCCGCCCCGCCGCCGCGAGCCCCGCGAGCGCGCCCTCCACCACCGCCGCCTCCATCCCTGTGTTGCCGGTCGGTTCGCCTGCGGCGTACACCGCTGGCACGGACGTCTGCTGCTCGTCATCCACCACGACGCAGCCATCCCGCACGGCACAGCCGAGGAGCCGCGCGAGCTCCGTCGATGGAACGAGTCCCGCCGCCGTGCAGAGAATATCGACCGGCTCGGCCCAGGTGCTTCGCCCGTTGGTGTAGGTCACGTGGAGTTCGCCATTCACATTGACGACCCGCCTGACCCAGGTCCCCCACCGATAGCGCACCGTGAGGAATGCGGCGCGGTACGCCGCCGCCTGCATCAGGCGCCGGGGGGTCCGCCACAGTGACCAGGCGAAGGCACGCACCTGCTCCGGCGGGGCCTGCTCTGCCACCATCCGGAGATCGGCGCCAGCCTTCGCCAGCGCCGCCGCCACCGGCAGGAGCAGCGGTCCGGTCCCCGCAATGGCCACCCGCTTGCCCCGCACATCCCAGCCGGCCTTGAGGAGCGCCTGCGCCCCGCCCACGCCGACCACTCCCACGTGGGTCCAGCCCGGGAAGGGGAGGAAGAGCTCCTGCGCGCCAGTCGCGAGAATCACCGCCCTCGAGTGGAGAGACAGAGCGCGCCCCTCACGCGGGACACCCCGGCGACCCGGGGTCGCGTCCACGACCTGGGCACCGGTGAGCACCTTCACACCCGAGCGGTCGAGCCGGTCGAGCCACATCCGGGCCACCGGCGTCAGTTCGCTCCGCTCGCGGTGCCGCCAGATCTGCCCGCCCACTCGCGGCGAGGAATCCAGGAGCACCACCGAGCAGCCTGCGCCCGCGGCCTCGACCGCGGCGGCGATTCCGGCGGGGCCGCCACCCACCACCGCCACATCGGCGCGAATCACTTCACCGACATGGTCAGGCATCGAGGACCACCTGCATGCCTTCGCGCACCGGTTCGAGACAGGCGCGCTGCCCGACCACCCCGTCGAGGGTGACGCGACACTCGAAGCAGATCCCCATCCCGCAGATGGGCGCGCGCGCTTCGCCACCGACCGACGTCCGGAAGCTGGAATACCCGGCGTTGAGCAGCGCCGCCGCGAGGCTGACGCCCTCGGGCACCTCGAGCGGGGCGCCGTTGACCGAGATGCGGACGGTGGCCGCCACGCTAGTGCGCCTCCGCCATCACGCGGTCCGGTGCGAACGGCGTGGGATCGATGGCGGGGGTCTTCTGCAGCACCAGGTCGGCCAGCATCGAACCGGTGCCGAGGGCGGTGGTGATGCCAAGCCCCTCGTGGCCGGCCGCGATCCAGAGCCCGTCGACCGCAGGCCACGCGCCAATAAGTGGAAGCTTGTCTGGGGTGGCGGGCCGAAATCCGGTCCAGCTGCGCACCACGGGCACCTGCGAGAGCCCCGGCATGAAGTCCACGGCCCGGTGAAGCATTCTGCTGAGCACTTCGCGGTTGATCGCGGCGTCCCATCCAACCAGCTCGCGCGAGGAGCCGATGAGCAGCTGACCCGTGGCCCGTGGCTGCACATTGAACGCGACGGAAGCGGCATTCATCGTGTGGGCGCTCTGGAGGTACCCGAGCTCAATTACCTGGTGGTGACAGGCGCCGGGCACCCGCTCCGTGATGGCGAGGTGCCCCTTTCTCGGCACGATCGGCAGGCCGGGCGTGAGGCGCGCCGCGGCCGCGCCGGCGGCGTTGACGATGACATCCGCCTCGAGCCTCCCACCCGCGGTGGTCACCCCCCGTGCCTGGAGCGCCTCAACCTCCACCCCCTCGGAGAGCACGGCACCGCTCGCGACGGCCTCATTCGCCAGCCAGCGCGCCACGGCCGGCGGATACACCACGCCGTCGCCCGGGACGCGGAGCCCGCCGGCCAAGCCGGACCGAAGCATCGGCTCCGCGGCCGCCAGCTCGCTCGACCCGAAGAGTTCGGCGTGAATTCCCCGCTCGCGGTAGAACCCCAGCTTGGACCGCGCCGACTCGAGCTGTGCCTCGTCCTCGGCGACCCAGAGGGTGCCGCGTCGCTCAAACTCCGCTGACGGGGAAAGCTGTGGCAGGAGATCGTCGAGGAGTCGCTGGGACCACGCACTCAGCGCGAACTGCGCCTCGCTGTCGTCCATCACGACGATGTGCCCCATGCCGGCGGCCGTGGCACCGCTGCCGGCAAATGCGGCATCGAGCATCGTCACCCGCATCCCCTGACGACTCAGGTAGTAGGCGCACGCCGCGCCGACGATGCCGGCACCGACAATGATCGCGTCTGGCCGACTGGTCATCCGGCGGTGGTAAAGCCGGCTCGGAAGGGATCGGTGGGATCGAATCGGAGGGTAGCTTCACCGGTGATGAACGCGGTGCCGCGCACATGAGGAATGAGCTGGCCGCCCTGATCCTCGAGCCACCCGGTGAAGAGGCTGCCGGTAATGCTCTCCTGGCGCCAGTGCGCCCCCACGGCGAGCGTTCCACGCGCGTGCCGTGCGGCCATCACGGCGGAGGTACCGGTGCCGCAGGGCGAGCGATCGTAAGCGCCACCGGGGCAAAGGACAAAATTCCGGGCGTCGGCGTCCGGCCGAGTCGCCGCCGCGGACAGTTCCACG includes:
- a CDS encoding protein kinase produces the protein MDRLTDFQRQVQDAIGPSYRILSELGGGGMSRVFLAEEVQVERKVVVKVLPPETSAAVSIERFEREVRLAARLQHPHIVPFLTTGGKGDLLFYIMPFIEGESLRAKLAREGELPVPEAVRIIRDVADALAMAHKQGIVHRDIKPDNILLSGRHALVTDFGVAKAVEKSSGSGKLTSMGVALGTPAYMSPEQATADPHTDHRADIYALGIVAYEMLCGRQPFEASSAQGIIAAHVTQQPQPMERFRANVPPALAMLIMRCLEKKPADRPQTAEELVQIVEAMSTPSLSTPGGMTPTATAPYTAAMPSAAPSGEQGHPVRVAVLFGLASAVVLAIAWFMTVKVGLPTWVVPGVALLLALGFPIMVATGMAERRRAKARVNMTHTPKPEGGVRQLLTWRKALMGGGLAFGALAVLAGGYMAMRVLGIGSVGTLMATGALESKSPLVLADFANRTGDASLGPSVTDAFRVDLSQSPVIRLLDASAVRAALTRMGRSPDTPLDDATAQELAQRENAKAFITGEIGSVGSGYVLSTRIVATADGHELVALRETAADETEVIPAIDRLSKRLRERVGESLKSLNNTEKLELVSTSSLDALKKYSQAVRLDDSGGDPALAAQLLQEAVAADSNFAMAWRKLSVVAGRAGMPFSVTFNAGQKAYDLRDRLTPLERQLAISTYFSFVEPDIDKEIAAHKAALEIDPYDRTSLNNLALAYRDLGRWEDAEAMARRAAEVDKSWFSYGHLAFALAAQGRFAEADSALQELDRITPGQPRGLMMQAEQHSSEGDYAGADSIYRTVLKARSELAYRSQAIVGRAQLDVTQGQMAAASALASDLFEDAKRQGDVRLMYGVAIGQATSNLVARPRPRLDLSQVDALLAQYPLDSMPPDDRPYVGLARLYAAAGQTQQARKYLTLSQKLQGRWWNPPNGIARYSEGVVLEAEGKLDEALAAYQDWVRLPTVGQDCRQCGDFYVGRVFDQMNQPDSALAAYDRAMSTTVPVRNAGEARVLGPTLRRMGELYEARGDREQAKEYYSRFVALWRDADSDFQPAVQEIKARLAKLAAEPKS
- a CDS encoding DUF2892 domain-containing protein → MASKLFPQNEHSVERVLRVLVGIGLLALVFVGPKTPWGYLGIIPLVTGLAGTCPLYTILGISTCKRHAAS
- a CDS encoding tryptophanase; its protein translation is MPFDTIIEPFRIHSTQRIRHTTPAEREAALARAGYNLFGLRGEEVLIDLLTDSGTGAMSSRQWAAMMDGDESYAGSSSFERFRDTVMRLTGLAEIIPTHQGRAAEHILFSVTARKGQVVPNNTHFDTTRANVEFVGAEARDLVIPEGRVPSSEHPFKGNMDLEALEATIREVGVERIPLVMMTVTNNSGGGQPVSLQNLRDVRKICDKYNLPFFLDACRFAENAWFIKLREPGQADRTPREIAQEMFSLVDGCTMSAKKDGMANIGGFLAVNDQEIARKARNLLILTEGFTTYGGLAGYDMDAIAVGLEEVLDEDYLRYRIRSTAYLAEKAEAAGVPTVRPPGGHAVYLDAKALLTHIPASQYPAQALAVELYRVGGVRGVEIGSVMFGTRHDDGTETPSAMELVRLAIPRRTYTQSHVDYVGEVIREVAGQREQIRGLRIVEQAPWLRHFTARFAAA
- a CDS encoding dihydrodipicolinate synthase family protein, which encodes MQKADWSGVFPAITTPFTADGAVDEAFLTKHVAWLLDAGCTGVVALGSLGEGATLTAAEKVRILEVCGTVTKGRVPLVASISGLSTAECVSLAKEAARVGCDGLMVLPPYVYLGDWRETEAHYSSVLDATPLSCMLYNNPIAYGTDLSAEQIGELAHKHRNVHAVKESSGDVRRITAVRSLLGSKLALFAGLDDMIVEALAVGADGWVAGLVNALPSESVTLVNLAKAGRIEEALKLYAWFLPLLRFDTVPKFVQLIKLVQAEVGMGNERVRAPRLQLPPEEREVALKVVRKQLAHRADA
- a CDS encoding FAD-dependent oxidoreductase; the encoded protein is MPDHVGEVIRADVAVVGGGPAGIAAAVEAAGAGCSVVLLDSSPRVGGQIWRHRERSELTPVARMWLDRLDRSGVKVLTGAQVVDATPGRRGVPREGRALSLHSRAVILATGAQELFLPFPGWTHVGVVGVGGAQALLKAGWDVRGKRVAIAGTGPLLLPVAAALAKAGADLRMVAEQAPPEQVRAFAWSLWRTPRRLMQAAAYRAAFLTVRYRWGTWVRRVVNVNGELHVTYTNGRSTWAEPVDILCTAAGLVPSTELARLLGCAVRDGCVVVDDEQQTSVPAVYAAGEPTGNTGMEAAVVEGALAGLAAAGRGGRGAVGQLRAERAKHRRFAARAAAAFRLRPELRDRVEPGTIVCRCEDVPMSALDAGWSARQAKLVTRAGMGSCQGRVCGPALEYLIGTGRDTVRMPVAPTAVGVLADLSSPVDESQGAP
- a CDS encoding (2Fe-2S)-binding protein translates to MAATVRISVNGAPLEVPEGVSLAAALLNAGYSSFRTSVGGEARAPICGMGICFECRVTLDGVVGQRACLEPVREGMQVVLDA
- a CDS encoding FAD-dependent oxidoreductase; amino-acid sequence: MTSRPDAIIVGAGIVGAACAYYLSRQGMRVTMLDAAFAGSGATAAGMGHIVVMDDSEAQFALSAWSQRLLDDLLPQLSPSAEFERRGTLWVAEDEAQLESARSKLGFYRERGIHAELFGSSELAAAEPMLRSGLAGGLRVPGDGVVYPPAVARWLANEAVASGAVLSEGVEVEALQARGVTTAGGRLEADVIVNAAGAAAARLTPGLPIVPRKGHLAITERVPGACHHQVIELGYLQSAHTMNAASVAFNVQPRATGQLLIGSSRELVGWDAAINREVLSRMLHRAVDFMPGLSQVPVVRSWTGFRPATPDKLPLIGAWPAVDGLWIAAGHEGLGITTALGTGSMLADLVLQKTPAIDPTPFAPDRVMAEAH